The Blautia pseudococcoides genome segment AGAATCAGAAAAAACAGACCCCCGGTCAGGGAACCGAATTTTCGCCCTGACCGGGGGTCTGTTTTTGCCTAAGCAGGTCTAAGCTTCCCCTGGATACACAGGGGATATTTAAGAAGAAATAAAATTGACATGCAGAATGGAAGTGAGTATAATGAACGATATTCAGTTTAAAAAAATAAAAGAGCACTGGCAGAAAGTTTGGCGGAAGGAAAGCGGGAGGTTTTAGCGTGAATACAGTAGTGACGTCCAGGGAGGAGATTTTGAGGGCTGCGGGGGAGATGGTGAAGGAGGGAAAGGGAGAGCGGATCAGTATGAGGGGGATTGCCGGGGCATGTGGGATCGCGGTGGGTTCCCTTTATAATTATTTTCCTACAAAGAATGATTTAATGATCGCAGTGGTGGTGGAATTGTGGAAGGAGCTTTTTTTTGTGCCTTTGAGTAAGATAGAGGGGGAGAGCTTTTTGGAGGTCGTGGAGTGCATCGGGAAGCGGATTGGGAGATTTGGAGGGGGAAGTCAGGGATTTTTGGCGGAGCACGCCTTTGTTGTGGGGGATAAGGAGAAGGGACACCAGGTGATGGAGGAGTATCTGGGGCATATGAGAAGAGAGCTTCTGACGGTACTTTTGGGGGATGAGGCCGTGAGGAGGGAAGTTTGGGATGAAGGATTTTTGGCGGAAGATTTTGTAGGGTTTGTGGTGGACTTCATGGTGGAGGATTTGATGAGGGGGACGGACAGGTCCGTGTTTTTAAGAGAACTGATCCTGCGTGTGGTTTATGGTTAGAAAGAGAGGATTTGAAATGAAAGTGAGAAAGAATTATCTGCTGCTTATGGCAGCGCTTGTCTGGGCTGTGGCCGGAGGAAATATTCTGCGTATTGGTGTGGAGGCATATGAGGCTTACTTTGGATTGCTGCATGTTCTGCTGTCAGCTGGGGTTTATCTGGTGTTCCAGATTTTTGTGTTTGGGAAGATGGTGCGTAAGCATACCGTGAGGATTGTGGGGTATGAGGAGGAGAGACAGTTTTTTCTGAAGTTTTTTGACAAGAAGGCCTTTTGTATTATGGCGTTTATGATGACCTTCGGGATTGGGCTTCGTGTTTCCGGATGGTGTCCGGAGGTGTTTATTGCTGTGTTCTATACAGGGCTTGGGGCTTCACTTTTGACTGCGGGCGGACTGTTTCTGGTAAATTTTGCGGGAGTTATGAGAAAGAGTATTCAAAGCGCATAGGACAGAAAAAGGCGTGTTTCATGCGTTTGCCGTACCCTGTCAGGATGCAGGAGGCGGGTTGAAACATCCGTCCGTTTCCTGTCCGACAGCCGGAACTATACATCTTATATGAAAAGGAGACTATGGCAGCTATGGAAAAAGATATGACGAAGGGAAGTCCGTTTCGGCTGATTCTGGCTTTTACGGTTCCCCTGATCATCGGCAATGTGTTTCAGCAGCTCTATAATATGGTGGATGCCATTATTGTAGGGCGTACGGTTGGGGTCAATGCGCTGGCGGCAGTGGGGATGTCGGGCAGTATTGTATTTTTGATCCTGGGATTTTTGAATGGACTGACAACGGGATTCACGGTTCTGACGTCCAGAACGTTTGGGGCGGGGAATCTGGATGGGATGAAGAGATCCGTGTACTCCTCCTCTGTACTGGCGGTTGTGGTCACGGTGATCCTGACGATCATCAGTGTGACAGGGCTGAAAGGGCTGCTGCATCTGATGAATACACCGGAAGAAATATATCAGGATGCTTACCAGTATCTGTTTGTTGTGTTTTTGGGGATTTGGACCCAGGTGCTCTATAATCTGCTGGCCAGTTTTCTGAGGGCTCTTGGAAACAGTAAGATACCCCTGTATTTTCTGATCCTGGCGGCAGTGCTGAATATCTTCCTGGATTTGTTCTTTATTCTGGTGCTGCGGATGGGAACAAAAGGCGCGGCAGTGGCTACTGTGATCTCACAGGGAGTTTCCGGTATTCTGTGTCTTGTGTACATAGTGAAGAAGGTGCCGCTTCTGCACATGAAAAAGGAGCACAGGGTCCTGGAGAAAAACTCCGTCCGTTTTCAGATCAAGGTGGGAATTCCCATGGGACTTCAGTTCTCTATCACAGCTCTTGGCATCATGATCCTGCAGAGCGCGCTCAATGGTTTCGGAGCAAGGGCAGTGGCCGGATTCACTGCGTCCACTAAGGTGATGCAGCTGATCAATCAGGCCATGATCTCCATTGGTGTTACCATGGCAACCTACTCCTCACAGAATATCGGTGCCGGAAGGTTTGACCGGATCAGAAAAGGGGCCAGGGTTTCCACAGGGATGTCTGCTGTGTAT includes the following:
- a CDS encoding TetR/AcrR family transcriptional regulator; this translates as MNTVVTSREEILRAAGEMVKEGKGERISMRGIAGACGIAVGSLYNYFPTKNDLMIAVVVELWKELFFVPLSKIEGESFLEVVECIGKRIGRFGGGSQGFLAEHAFVVGDKEKGHQVMEEYLGHMRRELLTVLLGDEAVRREVWDEGFLAEDFVGFVVDFMVEDLMRGTDRSVFLRELILRVVYG
- a CDS encoding MATE family efflux transporter, with the protein product MEKDMTKGSPFRLILAFTVPLIIGNVFQQLYNMVDAIIVGRTVGVNALAAVGMSGSIVFLILGFLNGLTTGFTVLTSRTFGAGNLDGMKRSVYSSSVLAVVVTVILTIISVTGLKGLLHLMNTPEEIYQDAYQYLFVVFLGIWTQVLYNLLASFLRALGNSKIPLYFLILAAVLNIFLDLFFILVLRMGTKGAAVATVISQGVSGILCLVYIVKKVPLLHMKKEHRVLEKNSVRFQIKVGIPMGLQFSITALGIMILQSALNGFGARAVAGFTASTKVMQLINQAMISIGVTMATYSSQNIGAGRFDRIRKGARVSTGMSAVYALVITVVLHFWGKYMVRMFIDSGQTDVLKYCEMYFSIIAPFMLILGTIFIYRNILQGMGFGFVPMMAGAAELAARTAAAFTARHFGSFEGICWADPLAWAAAAAPLVITYLWRMKKLEKEA